Part of the Vibrio penaeicida genome is shown below.
CAGAAAGCGCAGCTGGCCAAGGACCTAGTGAACGACCACCCAAAAAGTAATCACTTGAATTTGAAGTACGCTTATAAGCAATAACACCGATTGCAAGCATCAAAATAAGATACGCAATAAAGGTACCGGTAATAGCAAAGCTATTCTCGATCATATAAAACTCCTCGTTTTATTATTTTTATTCCATGTAGCTTCCCCCCTAATTGAATACACAATTAAGGGAAAAGCGGGCATGAATTGGCTAGTGGCCGTCGCTCCCGAGCTCAAGCAAGGTCGCGTTTCCACCGACTGCCGTTATATTGATGGTGCGCGTTCGCTCAGTCACGAAGCGCAAAGCAAGGAATGGATCTAATGCTGTCGGAAGACCAACAAGATCCGTTTCACTAATAAACGAAACGATGGCACCGTTTCGATTGGATAAACTTCGGTTAAGAAGAATTTCTTGTTCTGGAGAACCAACAAAACCTAAAGCGCGAACATCGCACTCTAGAATTTCCTGAGCGGATTCTCGAGGAATAACCTGTAAAACATGAGCGGGTAATGAAGTACTCGATATCGCTTGCTCAATTGCCTGCGTGAATACGGCATCATCCGAACTCAAAATAACGGCGTTACCCGCTAATAAAGCGCAAATTAACTGCGCCGTAACAGCCTGTCGCCCGGTGTCGGACGATTCATCTTGAAGCAACAAACAAACGCCTCTGCCAGCTGTGTAAAGCTCGTTTGTTTCACCTGTAGGCCCTGGCATCAAATGGGTTTTAGCCAGTAATGCTTCGCTTTTCTCTAGGTGATACGAACATACCGCACTGGTCGCAGATTCCTTTTGACTAAGTGCCTTAGTGAAAGAGGTAATTGCGGCGCTACGCTGTTCGTAGCCAGTTAGGTTCCAATTTTCCCATGCTGAGTATGCATCTGAAAAACAAGTGACTTGATGTGCCATAACGGTTCTCCTTATGCGTAAACGGCTTGAGTGAATCGGATCAGATAATGTGGACCACCAGCTTTAGGACCTGTGCCCGACAGCCCTTGACCACCAAATGGCTGAACGCCAACGACCGCGCCAACTTGGTCGCGATTGATGTAACAGTTACCGACTCGAATGTGTTTTTCGATCCAGCGGTAGGTAGTTTCATTCCTACTATGAACACCCATGGTCAAGCCAAAACCTGTGTTGTTAATTTGTTTAACCACATCAGCAATTTGGTTCGCTTTAAAGCGCACAATGTGAAGAATCGGGCCAAAATGCTCTTTTTCTAATACTGAAATATCATCAATTTCAAATGCAGAAGGGGCGACGTAATCACCATTTGCACAGGCGTGAGAAAGCTCTGCCTGCGCGACCAGTTTTTGCGTACTCGACATATTTTCAATGTGAGCAAGCAAATTGGTTTTAGCAGTCTGGTCAATGACAGGACCTACGTCGGTTTTATGTAAGTAGGGTAAACCCACATCCAATTGAGCCATTGCGCCCTGAATGAGTGACGTAATTCGATCGGCAATATCTTCTTGAACAAATAAAACGCGAAGAGCGGAGCAGCGTTGTCCTGCAGAGGCAAAAGCCGAACGCATAACATCACGAACCACTTGTTCTGGTAAGGCGGTGCTGTCGACGATCATGGCATTCTGACCACCGGTTTCCGCAATAAACGGAACGGGAGCAGCTTCGCGGCTTGCCAACGTTGCGTTGATTCGCTGAGCTGTTTCCGTCGATCCTGTAAACGCAACACCCGCGATGGCTGGGTGAGAGGTTAATGCGCTACCGATTTCGCGACCAATACCTGGAAGCAACTGAATAACGCCTGCTGGTACGCCGGCTTCTAGCATCAACTCAATCGCTTTAACTGCAATAAGGCTGGTTTGCTCTGCGGGTTTCGCCACAACCGTGTTACCTGCAACTAGTGCCGCTGTAACTTGACCAAGGAAAATCGCTAATGGGAAGTTCCATGGACTAATACAAACAAACACACCACGCCCTTCACGCGTCACCTGCTTAGTTGAGCCATCAAATGCGGTGATGTGCTGCGCTTTCAAGAGATTCGCCTGATTTGCGTAGAAGCGACAGAAATCGACCGCTTCACGTACCTCGTCAATACAGTCGTGAATCGTTTTTCCAGCCTCGTGATGACACAAAGCCACCAACTCGGCTAAATCGCGCTCCATCAAATCGGCAAGTGTATTGAGATACTCGCCTCGAGCCTCTGTGGATTTACTGCGCCATTCATCCACATTAGCGGCAGCGCTGTTCAAAGCTTCGGAAACATGATCAAGGTTTGCAAAGACCAAATTACCGACGTGTTTATTACGATCGTAGGGAGCTGTAACCGCGGTTGGCTGTACGCCTTCCTTGATCATGCTTTCGAAAAGGTTCACACCATTAATAATTGGCGCACCTTTCCATTGACGATCACTAAAGGCATGAACAGCCTTCTCAAACACTTCGGCTTCGCTGTCAATATCCACATTGACGCCGATCGAGTTTTTGCGATCATCAAAAATATCACCTGGTAGAGGTATCTGAGTGTTATTCAGCGTTTCAAATGCCAATAGCGAATCGACAGGGTGATGGGTCAGCGTGTCGACAGGGCAACGAGCATCAACCAAACGATGAACAAAGGAACTGTTTGCACCATTCTCAAGTAGGCGACGAACAAGGTATGGAAGTAAGTCTTTGTGGCTTCCAACTGGTGCGTAGATACGAACGGATTGTCCAAATGCAGACATCGCATGCTCGTACAACGCATCACCCATACCATGCAATCGTTGGAATTCGTAGTCGCCGTGATCGGCCATCACCGCGATTGCAGTAACGGTATGTGCATTGTGGCTCGCGAATTGAGGGAAAATATTGCCGCGCACTTCTGCACTCAATAAAAAGCGTGCACACGCTAGGTAAGCAACATCCGTCGCTTCTTTGCGAGTATAAACCGGATAGTTATCGTACCCACCTTGTTGCGACCATTTAATTTCGCTGTCCCAGTACGCGCCTTTCACTAAACGTAATGGAATTAAATCACCTTGATCTTTTGCCAAACCATTTAGCCAAACCAGTACAGGCAACGCACGTTTCGAGTAGGCTTGAACAACCAGTCCAAACTTACCCCACCCTTTAACACTTTCGCTTCGGTAAAGCTTTTCAAAGAGCTTAAGTGAGAGCTCTAAGCGGTCCGCTTCTTCCGCATCAATGGTTATCGCGACATCAAGCTCACGGGCTTTTTCAAGCAATTTAAGAACGGTGGAATACATCTCATCCATCACGCGTTCGTAATTCGCAACTTCGTAGCGTGGATGCAATGCAGATAGCTTAATAGAAACAGACGGAGCTGGGCTCGTGTCTAATCCATACCCATCGCGTCCCACGGCTTCAATAGCCATGATGTAGTCATTAAAGTATTTGTCTGCATCTTTGTCTGTCAGCGCGGCTTCACCCAACATATCAAACGAGTAGGTATAGCCTTTATCGCGCATCTTTTTGCCGTTCTTTTGCGCCTCAGAAATCGAGCGTCCAAGAACGAATTGATGACCCATGATCTTCATCGCCTGATGCATCGCCTTGCGAATAACGGGCTCAGAGAGCTTATTCACCAAGCTATTAACAGCTTGAGAAGGGGATTTGGATTCCGTTTCTTTAAGTCCAACCACTTTACCTGTCAGCATTAAGCCCCAAGTGGATGCATTCACGAAAACCGAGTCTGAATTTTTAAGGTGAGACTTCCAATCAGCAACACTCAACTTGTCACGAATCAAAGCGTCTGCTGTGGCGGAATCTGGAATACGCATTAATGCTTCAGCCAAACACATCAATAGGATGCCTTCTTGAGTGTCTAAACTGTATTCCAATAGAAGTGCATCAATCATCTGCACAGCATTTTTGTCGGCACGGATAGCATTAATCAGTGCTGTGGTTTTTTCCTTTGTAGCACGCTTTTCATTATCAGAAGGCATAGCTAATGGAATTAGTTGTTCTAACCATTGGGTCTCTTCAACCATATACAATGGCGAGATCAGCGACCAAAGTTGATCAAGCGGTTGCTCAACAAACTGTTTCGTCAACACATCTGTTGCTGTAAACATGCGTTTTCCTCAATCTCAGTACCGAATAAAATATCGGGTTCATCCACAATGGGTAGCAGTGTATTTTGAGCTTGAGTGAGATACTTGTCAAAAACTCCGGCTTTTTTGGCAAAAAGTCGGATTTTTAACAAAGTGAAAACATGATCACAGGAATTTCGCGACAGTTTATGCAATATAGTGCAAATAA
Proteins encoded:
- a CDS encoding 1-pyrroline-5-carboxylate dehydrogenase is translated as MAHQVTCFSDAYSAWENWNLTGYEQRSAAITSFTKALSQKESATSAVCSYHLEKSEALLAKTHLMPGPTGETNELYTAGRGVCLLLQDESSDTGRQAVTAQLICALLAGNAVILSSDDAVFTQAIEQAISSTSLPAHVLQVIPRESAQEILECDVRALGFVGSPEQEILLNRSLSNRNGAIVSFISETDLVGLPTALDPFLALRFVTERTRTINITAVGGNATLLELGSDGH
- the putA gene encoding bifunctional proline dehydrogenase/L-glutamate gamma-semialdehyde dehydrogenase PutA, with the protein product MFTATDVLTKQFVEQPLDQLWSLISPLYMVEETQWLEQLIPLAMPSDNEKRATKEKTTALINAIRADKNAVQMIDALLLEYSLDTQEGILLMCLAEALMRIPDSATADALIRDKLSVADWKSHLKNSDSVFVNASTWGLMLTGKVVGLKETESKSPSQAVNSLVNKLSEPVIRKAMHQAMKIMGHQFVLGRSISEAQKNGKKMRDKGYTYSFDMLGEAALTDKDADKYFNDYIMAIEAVGRDGYGLDTSPAPSVSIKLSALHPRYEVANYERVMDEMYSTVLKLLEKARELDVAITIDAEEADRLELSLKLFEKLYRSESVKGWGKFGLVVQAYSKRALPVLVWLNGLAKDQGDLIPLRLVKGAYWDSEIKWSQQGGYDNYPVYTRKEATDVAYLACARFLLSAEVRGNIFPQFASHNAHTVTAIAVMADHGDYEFQRLHGMGDALYEHAMSAFGQSVRIYAPVGSHKDLLPYLVRRLLENGANSSFVHRLVDARCPVDTLTHHPVDSLLAFETLNNTQIPLPGDIFDDRKNSIGVNVDIDSEAEVFEKAVHAFSDRQWKGAPIINGVNLFESMIKEGVQPTAVTAPYDRNKHVGNLVFANLDHVSEALNSAAANVDEWRSKSTEARGEYLNTLADLMERDLAELVALCHHEAGKTIHDCIDEVREAVDFCRFYANQANLLKAQHITAFDGSTKQVTREGRGVFVCISPWNFPLAIFLGQVTAALVAGNTVVAKPAEQTSLIAVKAIELMLEAGVPAGVIQLLPGIGREIGSALTSHPAIAGVAFTGSTETAQRINATLASREAAPVPFIAETGGQNAMIVDSTALPEQVVRDVMRSAFASAGQRCSALRVLFVQEDIADRITSLIQGAMAQLDVGLPYLHKTDVGPVIDQTAKTNLLAHIENMSSTQKLVAQAELSHACANGDYVAPSAFEIDDISVLEKEHFGPILHIVRFKANQIADVVKQINNTGFGLTMGVHSRNETTYRWIEKHIRVGNCYINRDQVGAVVGVQPFGGQGLSGTGPKAGGPHYLIRFTQAVYA